Proteins from a single region of Candidatus Parcubacteria bacterium:
- a CDS encoding hypothetical protein (Derived by automated computational analysis using gene prediction method: GeneMarkS-2+.), giving the protein MPPFLFLSFFHSFTDIFVGGRGMIKTLVWLSYLLLLIVFYRLGLNKKKRDYSWLWAWLSLAAAYFYGIFLQFYFSYRYQIPFWKHSTFGFAKEISSTVFYHNHIVKGVVGWLFTLFNKPETSNFDAGQAYLGWAPTIFWVFGALVLIILVGLSVFYFSTSFQKHLEKTNKRQKCFLIFSYSILAFALIETAFDGGLLVRGAALSFLAIPFFGRTLKNKKISNYFFLVNAFLSFIVSVLFYHYRRVLDPGGLYNILLTVSFWSLLNFLLYFSQKKLSFLVVLAVTASFFGSWWHSSYTQRNIIKYYQVSVSQGESFLMYDYQNNTVKELAVSKDGVLGGLNTQGVNISYGPITIPDKFCSYHRYILITGKILFKDYVPENLLSIHPYSYVWHGTPKQRTDGLWETRFEMKHNNCLPEPWTVSNRAFHQEGFNSFILLDLRGL; this is encoded by the coding sequence ATGCCTCCCTTTTTATTTTTATCTTTTTTTCATTCATTCACTGATATTTTTGTCGGTGGCAGGGGCATGATTAAGACTCTGGTTTGGCTGAGCTACCTCCTACTTTTAATTGTTTTTTATCGTTTAGGGCTAAATAAGAAAAAGAGAGATTATTCTTGGCTGTGGGCGTGGTTATCTTTAGCGGCGGCCTATTTTTACGGAATTTTCTTACAGTTTTATTTTTCTTATCGCTATCAAATACCTTTTTGGAAGCATTCTACTTTTGGTTTCGCTAAAGAGATTTCTAGTACGGTTTTTTACCATAACCACATTGTTAAGGGGGTTGTGGGCTGGCTTTTTACTCTGTTTAACAAACCAGAAACTAGTAATTTTGATGCTGGACAAGCTTATTTAGGTTGGGCGCCAACCATTTTTTGGGTTTTTGGCGCTCTTGTTTTAATTATATTGGTAGGTCTAAGTGTTTTTTATTTTTCTACCTCTTTTCAAAAACATTTAGAGAAAACTAATAAACGTCAAAAATGTTTTTTAATTTTTTCTTATTCTATTCTCGCTTTTGCCCTGATTGAGACGGCTTTTGATGGGGGGCTGTTAGTAAGAGGGGCGGCCTTGTCTTTTCTTGCAATCCCCTTTTTTGGTCGCACCCTAAAAAATAAAAAAATCTCCAATTATTTCTTTTTGGTTAATGCTTTCTTGTCTTTTATCGTTTCGGTGCTTTTTTATCATTATCGTAGAGTTTTAGATCCTGGCGGTTTGTATAATATTTTATTGACTGTTTCATTTTGGTCTCTACTCAATTTCCTTCTTTATTTTAGCCAGAAAAAATTGTCATTTTTGGTTGTTTTGGCAGTGACAGCATCGTTTTTTGGCTCTTGGTGGCACAGTTCTTATACTCAGAGAAATATTATTAAATATTATCAAGTTTCAGTTTCTCAGGGGGAAAGTTTTTTGATGTATGATTACCAGAATAATACTGTTAAAGAGTTAGCTGTTTCTAAGGATGGGGTTTTGGGTGGTCTTAATACTCAAGGGGTTAATATTAGTTATGGTCCGATAACCATTCCTGATAAATTTTGTTCGTATCATCGCTATATTTTGATTACCGGTAAGATTTTGTTTAAGGATTATGTTCCCGAGAACCTACTCTCTATACACCCTTACTCCTATGTCTGGCACGGAACCCCTAAACAGCGAACCGATGGTTTGTGGGAAACTCGTTTTGAGATGAAGCATAATAATTGTCTGCCCGAGCCGTGGACGGTTAGCAACAGGGCATTTCATCAAGAAGGCTTTAATTCTTTTATTTTATTAGATTTAAGAGGTTTATGA
- a CDS encoding hypothetical protein (Derived by automated computational analysis using gene prediction method: GeneMarkS-2+.) has protein sequence MSKKNNFFKLCCENLIVNRYFFLSIILFFAITALIPASFLFAASLNTPGGGYRVSARTLSEPIFYYDGGALSSIGCCVDNVSYQDYFVPTNSKAEWGSFYNSATAGALRSALTPVGCAGDGVCNLATENCLNAPTDCGTCGAQCVNNGVCSTIERMQYANDSLLIGWRPTNWDPGENLVCPDCCLESAGVGTCGQCGGSESLGDGCCTYLEWDELVMSERIPDQDRIDGLFRDCYDSEYTPVAPGYGGGTPIEGGGGGGGYRCTEWVIDGTPVTYCFPYT, from the coding sequence ATGAGTAAAAAAAATAATTTTTTTAAACTTTGTTGCGAAAATTTAATTGTTAATAGATATTTCTTTTTGAGTATTATTTTGTTTTTTGCGATCACTGCTCTAATCCCGGCTTCATTTCTGTTTGCAGCATCGCTTAATACGCCCGGGGGTGGCTATAGAGTATCGGCAAGAACTTTAAGCGAGCCAATTTTTTATTATGATGGTGGCGCCTTAAGCTCTATCGGTTGCTGTGTTGACAATGTTAGTTATCAAGATTATTTTGTGCCTACTAATTCTAAGGCGGAATGGGGTAGTTTTTATAATTCCGCTACGGCTGGAGCGCTCCGCAGCGCCTTGACCCCTGTTGGTTGTGCTGGAGACGGGGTCTGTAATTTAGCTACCGAAAACTGCTTAAATGCGCCTACTGATTGCGGGACATGTGGGGCGCAGTGTGTTAACAACGGGGTTTGCTCTACCATTGAGAGAATGCAGTATGCCAATGACAGTTTATTAATTGGTTGGCGCCCCACTAACTGGGATCCAGGCGAAAACTTAGTATGCCCAGATTGTTGCCTTGAGTCAGCTGGGGTAGGAACCTGTGGTCAGTGTGGTGGCAGCGAAAGTCTTGGTGATGGCTGCTGCACCTATTTAGAATGGGATGAATTAGTTATGTCAGAACGAATTCCTGATCAAGACAGAATAGATGGCCTTTTCCGTGACTGTTATGATTCAGAGTATACACCCGTGGCCCCTGGTTATGGTGGCGGTACGCCTATTGAAGGCGGCGGTGGCGGCGGTGGCTATAGGTGTACGGAGTGGGTTATTGATGGCACTCCTGTGACCTATTGTTTCCCGTATACCTAA
- a CDS encoding hypothetical protein (Derived by automated computational analysis using gene prediction method: GeneMarkS-2+.), which yields MKTNRKFWLVVFIIFLLIFIITAFCYFYQVKKSGGEVQNIVPEPGSSLDNLEGKDLLGEDVKAGLGLYHRAVFEIVPREGDDTQMDIKFLGVKDPEPISFQELSVEDKDNLHLNRDERFQILLTDSEGRVLQYRIMKDENDIVTEY from the coding sequence ATGAAAACAAATAGAAAATTTTGGTTGGTGGTTTTCATTATTTTTCTACTAATTTTTATTATTACTGCCTTTTGCTACTTTTATCAGGTTAAAAAGAGTGGCGGAGAAGTGCAAAATATTGTTCCTGAACCTGGCAGCTCTCTTGATAATCTCGAAGGTAAAGATTTGTTAGGCGAAGATGTTAAGGCTGGGCTAGGTTTATATCACCGGGCTGTTTTTGAAATAGTTCCCAGAGAGGGAGATGACACTCAGATGGATATTAAATTTTTAGGAGTGAAGGATCCGGAGCCAATTTCGTTTCAAGAGCTTTCAGTTGAAGATAAGGATAATCTTCATTTAAACAGGGATGAGCGTTTTCAAATCTTGTTAACAGATAGTGAGGGAAGGGTTCTGCAGTATAGAATCATGAAGGATGAAAACGATATCGTTACTGAATATTAG
- a CDS encoding fibrobacter succinogenes major paralogous domain-containing protein (Derived by automated computational analysis using gene prediction method: Protein Homology.): MKAKRFFSGRKVFAFLVICASLFACEKDPLPIPPPPPLFNNPQVRTSGVSSVSFSEAEISGQVLSDGGTKIIERGFCWGVDSNKVNVNSNKRSVTATTNDFSLNLAGLDRNTKYYVKAYAINDVGAAYGQAVAVHTYDIADNEGNMYHTVKIGEQVWTVENLRTRHYNNGDPIFHESVAANWGLLKTGAYTAYNNSSEMAEKYGYLYNYLAVADPRGITPEGWRIPSGDDFEELKTFLGGYYPAGPALMNQLGWPETLRPITNSTGFSALPNGGIAKNSKTELYEYSGGDETAAFITNQIFGGYLIMVIISAEKQFFSTNGLYDSSAGAGVRLIRQ, translated from the coding sequence ATGAAAGCAAAACGATTTTTCAGTGGCAGGAAGGTGTTTGCTTTCCTGGTTATTTGTGCAAGCTTATTTGCTTGTGAGAAGGATCCGCTACCGATACCGCCGCCGCCCCCATTATTTAATAATCCTCAAGTTCGTACTTCTGGGGTGAGTAGTGTTAGTTTTAGCGAGGCTGAGATTAGTGGTCAGGTTCTGTCTGATGGCGGAACAAAGATTATTGAGAGAGGTTTTTGTTGGGGCGTTGACTCTAACAAAGTTAATGTTAATTCCAATAAAAGAAGTGTAACTGCAACTACTAATGACTTTTCTCTTAATCTTGCTGGTCTTGACAGAAATACTAAATATTATGTTAAGGCTTATGCCATTAATGATGTTGGCGCTGCTTATGGTCAGGCGGTAGCAGTTCATACCTATGATATTGCCGATAACGAAGGTAATATGTATCATACGGTGAAAATTGGTGAACAAGTATGGACAGTGGAGAATTTAAGAACTCGCCACTATAATAATGGTGATCCAATTTTTCACGAGTCGGTAGCGGCTAACTGGGGGCTGCTCAAGACCGGTGCTTACACAGCTTACAATAATAGCTCAGAGATGGCTGAAAAATATGGCTATCTTTACAACTATTTAGCAGTGGCAGACCCTAGAGGAATTACTCCCGAAGGTTGGCGCATCCCTAGTGGGGATGATTTTGAAGAGTTAAAAACTTTCTTGGGAGGGTATTATCCTGCCGGTCCAGCCCTAATGAATCAGCTGGGCTGGCCAGAAACATTGAGGCCCATTACCAATTCTACTGGTTTTAGTGCTCTGCCTAATGGCGGGATTGCTAAGAACTCCAAAACTGAGTTATATGAATACTCTGGGGGAGACGAAACGGCCGCTTTTATAACAAATCAAATCTTTGGTGGTTATCTGATTATGGTTATAATTAGCGCTGAGAAGCAATTTTTTTCTACTAACGGTCTATATGACTCTTCAGCTGGTGCCGGTGTCAGGTTAATTAGACAATAA
- a CDS encoding O-antigen ligase family protein (Derived by automated computational analysis using gene prediction method: Protein Homology.) produces the protein MIKSKLSYNLILLWLLVWPWNTKFIIAPAATNYLEIAFYLSSLFLLIPLTETIIGLIKNFRSREQKTQIRPLWWWGSLIIFIVAALSLIWAPNQPLAAVRADYLIAGLLVFIGIKQSPPFFRRRAGRVFLLGLIAPTFLGIGQFIFQFAPASKLFGLAAHYPADLGVSVIETGAGRFLRAYGSFDHPNIFGGLMALASLLAFYWGLKETNKKIKFFIFASGLLFSVGLLVSFSRSAFLAFALGFLALTLSQRKIIWQRGKSFLIGGAILLTLFIALCSPLLLVRTNPESRLEVKSLTERRLFKEQAQQIIKQRPVRGVGLGGYIPTLMLVNPSLEPWNYQPVHNYWLLVWAELGIFGLFGFIIFWLGILQGALKNKLWPFWVVLFGLSFFDHWLFSQPVVPLVIFFVFGLISTLEY, from the coding sequence ATGATTAAAAGTAAATTGAGTTATAACTTAATTCTTCTTTGGCTCTTGGTTTGGCCCTGGAATACTAAATTCATCATTGCGCCCGCCGCGACTAATTATTTAGAAATTGCTTTTTATTTAAGTAGCTTATTTTTATTAATTCCGCTAACGGAAACGATAATTGGGTTGATTAAAAACTTTAGGAGCCGAGAACAGAAAACTCAGATTCGTCCACTCTGGTGGTGGGGTAGCTTAATTATTTTTATTGTGGCCGCACTGTCTCTTATTTGGGCGCCCAATCAGCCCTTAGCGGCCGTGCGAGCAGACTATTTAATCGCCGGTTTGCTGGTGTTTATTGGAATCAAGCAGTCACCACCTTTTTTCCGGCGTCGGGCCGGGAGAGTTTTTTTATTAGGCTTAATCGCGCCCACCTTTTTAGGTATTGGTCAATTTATTTTTCAGTTTGCTCCGGCTAGTAAGCTTTTTGGCTTAGCCGCCCACTATCCTGCCGACCTGGGGGTATCGGTGATTGAAACCGGTGCCGGCCGCTTTTTACGGGCTTATGGCTCTTTTGATCATCCCAATATTTTTGGAGGATTAATGGCGCTTGCTTCTTTGTTGGCCTTTTACTGGGGGCTAAAAGAAACTAATAAAAAAATAAAATTTTTTATTTTTGCGTCCGGGCTCCTCTTTAGCGTCGGCCTATTAGTCTCTTTTTCACGCAGCGCTTTTTTAGCTTTTGCTCTTGGGTTTTTAGCCTTAACGCTAAGCCAACGAAAAATTATTTGGCAACGTGGTAAAAGTTTTTTAATTGGCGGCGCTATTTTATTAACACTTTTTATCGCTCTCTGTTCGCCGCTTCTTTTAGTACGTACTAACCCTGAGTCACGTTTGGAGGTAAAATCATTAACCGAGCGTCGCCTTTTTAAGGAGCAGGCTCAGCAAATTATTAAGCAGCGGCCGGTAAGGGGCGTTGGTTTGGGCGGCTATATTCCCACTTTAATGTTAGTCAATCCTTCGCTTGAGCCTTGGAATTATCAGCCGGTACATAACTACTGGCTCCTTGTTTGGGCCGAGTTAGGTATTTTTGGCCTTTTTGGTTTTATTATCTTTTGGCTCGGCATCCTTCAAGGGGCGCTTAAAAATAAACTCTGGCCCTTTTGGGTGGTTTTGTTTGGACTGAGCTTTTTTGATCATTGGCTCTTTAGTCAGCCGGTTGTTCCTCTGGTCATTTTCTTTGTTTTTGGCCTAATAAGCACCTTAGAGTATTGA
- a CDS encoding hypothetical protein (Derived by automated computational analysis using gene prediction method: GeneMarkS-2+.): MKTNASLTKDELEKSLLKSLVFFDLFSYPLSLWEWWQNLELKTALKEVAEAADHLLESGQVERREGWYFLPGRQEIVFERRRRYNFTNQKIKRAEKATRLFRLIPSVKLVAVSNLIGHHNLRSGSDIDLFIISSPGRLWLTRFFCAGFMKVLGWRPRRGNKQDKICLSFYAATTGLAMDSLRLDGGDAYFEHWLMGLYPVYDKDRYLDYLRFKNPWLKGLFPNSYLLKESFSADYFSHNLLDRLFFQVANLAEPLVKKIQYKILPLALSSQVGKGTGVILSDHLLRFYLDDRRSEFQELYQYQLAALGLL, encoded by the coding sequence ATGAAGACTAATGCTTCTTTAACTAAAGATGAATTGGAAAAATCTTTACTAAAAAGTTTAGTTTTTTTTGATCTGTTTTCATATCCTCTGTCTCTCTGGGAGTGGTGGCAGAACTTGGAGCTAAAAACTGCCTTAAAGGAAGTTGCTGAGGCGGCCGATCATCTTTTAGAGAGTGGACAAGTGGAGCGCCGTGAGGGCTGGTACTTTTTGCCCGGTCGTCAAGAAATAGTTTTTGAGAGACGGCGACGTTATAATTTTACTAATCAAAAAATTAAGCGCGCGGAAAAAGCAACACGACTCTTTCGTCTCATTCCCAGCGTTAAACTGGTAGCAGTTTCTAATTTAATTGGTCATCATAATTTACGATCTGGTAGTGATATCGATTTATTTATTATTTCGTCGCCGGGGCGGCTTTGGCTCACCCGGTTTTTTTGCGCCGGCTTTATGAAGGTTTTAGGTTGGCGACCACGACGAGGAAATAAGCAAGATAAAATTTGTTTAAGTTTTTATGCCGCCACCACTGGTCTGGCCATGGACTCTCTGCGTTTAGATGGTGGCGATGCTTATTTTGAACATTGGCTAATGGGTCTTTATCCGGTTTATGATAAAGATCGTTATTTGGATTATTTACGTTTTAAAAATCCTTGGCTAAAGGGGTTGTTCCCTAATAGTTATTTACTAAAAGAGTCTTTCTCGGCTGACTATTTTAGTCACAATCTCTTGGACCGCTTATTCTTTCAAGTGGCTAATCTCGCCGAGCCCTTGGTAAAAAAAATTCAATACAAAATTTTGCCGCTAGCCTTGTCGAGTCAGGTCGGTAAGGGGACGGGAGTAATTTTAAGTGATCACCTCTTGCGTTTTTATTTAGATGACCGGCGTTCCGAGTTTCAAGAGCTCTATCAGTACCAACTCGCCGCTCTCGGACTACTATGA
- a CDS encoding DNA recombination protein RmuC (Derived by automated computational analysis using gene prediction method: Protein Homology.) yields MNDTILTILIFILLAGVAAIIFLLKKKPEAEDDQTKPLLLERLATLMEQLTQVQRQNSELRTELDRKLSQTHQINQGQYEQTNKVMRDINAQSSKIIAEVTEKLTKLDETNRQVVGFSAQLQNLQDILKNPKQRGVLGEYYLEETLSNVLPPGVFKLQYSLGKDEKNNQELIVDAAIFVKEKIVPVDAKFSLENYERLLAAKDSDARKKMEAALKQDLKNRIDETSKYVRPNLGTLEFAFMFIPSESIYYDLLTDFVGSRDMIDYAFREKKVIIVSPTTFLAYLQTVLQGLRAMQIEERAQDIKKNVEKLGRHLNTYNDFLQKLGNSLDTSVNHYNHAAGEFRKIDKDILRVTDGESVIDMITLERTKAHED; encoded by the coding sequence ATGAATGACACGATACTAACAATATTAATCTTTATTTTGCTGGCCGGCGTGGCCGCCATTATTTTTTTACTTAAAAAGAAGCCGGAGGCCGAAGATGACCAAACTAAGCCGTTGCTTTTAGAGCGCTTAGCGACCCTAATGGAACAATTAACTCAGGTGCAGCGCCAAAATTCGGAGCTCCGGACCGAGCTGGATCGTAAGTTGTCGCAGACTCATCAGATTAATCAAGGGCAATACGAGCAGACTAATAAAGTCATGCGCGATATTAATGCGCAGTCTTCAAAAATTATTGCCGAGGTGACGGAAAAATTAACTAAACTGGATGAAACCAATCGTCAAGTGGTCGGTTTTTCGGCGCAACTCCAAAACCTTCAAGACATTTTAAAAAATCCTAAACAACGCGGCGTTTTGGGTGAGTATTATTTAGAGGAAACTTTAAGCAACGTTTTGCCGCCGGGAGTTTTTAAGCTGCAGTATTCGCTAGGTAAAGATGAGAAAAATAATCAAGAATTGATTGTTGATGCTGCTATTTTTGTTAAGGAGAAAATTGTGCCCGTTGATGCGAAGTTTTCTTTAGAAAATTATGAACGCCTTTTAGCCGCTAAAGATTCGGACGCTCGCAAAAAAATGGAAGCGGCGCTCAAACAAGATTTAAAGAATCGGATTGATGAAACTTCTAAATATGTGCGCCCCAATTTAGGCACCTTGGAGTTCGCTTTTATGTTTATCCCGTCGGAGTCCATTTATTATGACTTGCTCACTGATTTCGTTGGTAGTCGCGATATGATTGATTACGCTTTTCGGGAAAAGAAGGTGATTATCGTTTCGCCGACGACTTTTCTTGCTTACTTGCAAACAGTTCTACAAGGTTTAAGAGCGATGCAGATTGAGGAACGGGCCCAAGATATTAAAAAGAATGTAGAAAAATTAGGTCGTCACTTAAATACTTACAATGATTTTTTACAAAAATTAGGGAACAGTTTGGATACGAGTGTAAATCACTATAATCACGCGGCGGGAGAATTTAGAAAAATTGATAAAGATATCTTGCGCGTTACCGACGGTGAAAGTGTTATTGATATGATCACTTTAGAAAGAACTAAGGCGCATGAAGACTAA